The Chloroflexota bacterium DNA window GCATCCACGAGGCGCAAGCGGATCAGGACGAAGCTCGGACGGAGCTCTTGGAGGCATTGGGATATCGGGTGCTTCGCTTTCGGAACGAGGACGTTGAGCGGGATATAGAAACAGTGCTGAGAGCTATTGTGGATGCATGCAGGTAAGCCCTTACCCCCAGCGTCGGAGGCGCTACCCCCTCTCCCAAACGCTGGGAGAGGGGGTGCCTGAGCGCAGCGAAGGCGGGGGTGAGGGCCTATGGCGGAGACATCAAACACTTGAGGTTGAACGATACACATAAACATGCTACAACATACACATTGAACGGTATCCTTGCAGGAGGTGGGCATGCGCACCAATGTCGTCATTGACGATGAGCTGATGGCCCAGGCCATGAAGTACACAGGCCTCAAAACGAAGAGACGCGACGCCCTCCTACAGTTCCCCATCTTCACCCTCGGCGGCATGGAAATCGCCCTCAAAAGCGCCGCAAACTTCCGCCTCCTGCGTCGTCGTGGAATCACAGTACGCAAGACGGTGGACTGCCTCATCGCCACATTCGCCATCGAGAACGGGTTTTGGTTATTGCATGACGACCGGGATTTCGATCCCTTTGAGAAGCACCTTGGTTTGAAGGTCGTTCGGTGAACCAGGAAGAACGCCTGAAATAAGCCCTCGCCCCCAGCACCTGCGGCGCTGTGGGGGTGAGGGCCAATCGCAAAATCTCAAACGTTAGCCTGGGCGATTTGGTGCACGATTTGCGTGAATGTGGCGGGGTCGCGGCCCCGCCGCGTCGCACCCAGGCCGTCCACATCCGGGCAGGCCAACAACTCGGCCGCGTATTCGGGCGCCACGCTGCCACCGTAGATGATGCGCACGCGCCCGGCCACCGCATCACCCCAACGGCCGCGCAGCCACCCCCGGATGAAGGCGCATCCGGCCACCACGTGATCGGGCGTAGCCGGCTTCGTCACACCGATCGCCCCCTCCGGCTCGTACACGAACGCCATCCCCGCCACCTGCTCAGCCGTGCAGCCCGCCAACACGGCGGTCAATTGCCGATCCAGCGCGTCTTCCAACGGCGACGGATCATCATGAGCCTCGCCGATGAGCAGAATGGGCGCCAAGCCGGCCTCCAGCGCCAGATGGACCTTACGGTTCACGATCTCGTCATCATCGTGCAGATGCCGGCGGACCTCCCAGTGCCCCAGCAACACCCAGCGACAGCCCACATCGGCCAGCAGCGCGGCCGAGATCTCGCCCGTGCGCGCCGGATCATCCGTCGGCGCGATGTTTTGGCCCCCTAACTGAATCCGGTCGTCGCCCAACGCCTGGGCCACTGCCCACAACGCCGTGTACGGCGGACAGATCACCACGTCCACGGCGTCCAACAGATCGCCCGCCATATCCCGGAAGTCACGGACCCAGGCCAGGCTCTCGGCGATCGTCATCGCCATCTTCCAGTTGGAGATCGCCATGGGCTTACGCTGCATCACGCGATTCCCCCTGATACCCCGCCTCGGCGAGCGAGCGATTGTGCGCCCCCACGTCCAGGTGATGGCACGGGAGCTGCCGCTCCCTCACGCCCGCTCGCTCCAGGCCCGACGCAGCAGCCGCAGCCAGTTGCCGTGCAGGATGGCGGCGATGTCATCCTGGCTGTAGCCACGCTCGGCCAACAGCGCCGGGAGCCTCTGCAGATCGGCGATGGTGTCCAGATCACACGGCGATTGCTCCCGCCCAAACCCGCCGTCCAAATCCGTGCCCAGGCCGACGTGGCGACAATTCCCCGCCAGCTGGCAGATATGGTCAATGTGATCCACCACATCGGAGACGGTGACGTTCTCGTTGCTCTGGCCCTTCACCCATCCCGGCTGAAGCATCCAGACGTCGAAGGCCACGCCGATCACCCCGTCCCGCTCGATGAGCGCCCGGATCTGCTCATCGCTGAACTGCCGCTGGTGGGGCACCAACACCCGACAGTTGTTATGGCTGGCCAGCACAGGGCCATGGAACCTCTCCAGCGCCTGCCAGAACGACTGATCGGAGCAGTGGGTGATGTCCAGGATCATGCCCACCCGCTCCATCTCGGCCAGGAGCGCCGGCCCCAGATCGGTGAGGCCCTCCTCTGTGCCCGTGCCGCCGGCATAGCGCCCCCGCCCGTAATGGGTGATCCCCAACACCCGCAGGCCCGCATCCCACCACTCCTGCAGCTGGTCCGGGCTCAAGATAGGATCGGCCCCCTCCATGCTGATGACGAACCCCAGCGGTGGGGTGGACTCGGGATCCGAGTTGCCGGTCGTCTCCCACGCCCGCCACTCGGCCATGTGGAGGTCCAACCCCTCCACGTCCACGATGATCCGCGCATGTCCCTCCCGCTCCAGCGCTCGATAGTACGCCAGTTGCCCCAGGGCAACTCCGTACGCCTGCAGCGGCGAGAGATAATCGAGGTAGGGGACGGAGCTACCGGTGGAGCGCGCCAACATCGTGGCAAACGACAACGCCACCCGCCCTCGACGCATCTCCGGCAACGCAACCGTGCCCTGCGCCCTCCCGGGGCCGGACATCCGATTCTCCTGGGCGCGAATGGTATACACCGAGAGCAACAGGTCCCGGTTCCACTGAAGCGCGTTCCAGGCGAGATCCAGGTGTGCGTCAATCACCAGCATGGGGAGCCTCCTCCTCGTCTCATGAATCGGCGGGCCTCATCAAAAAGCACCTGAGAGCGTGTCTGAGGGTCTTCCACAACTACCAGCTCCACAGGAGGAGGTTTCGCCCCTTCGAGCCTCCCCATAGTAGGAGCGGCGGCAACTCAGACAAGCTCTCACCGGCTAAATATTGTAGTTGACCGGCCGGGGATCGACGGGCTCCTTGTGAGCGCGCGGCAGGGCCAGGCAGAAGACGGCGCCGAAGCCCTCCCGATCCTCCAGCCACAGGCGCCCCTCCTGCAACTCCGCCAGCCGCCGGGCGATGCTGAGCCCCAACCCCAGCCCGGTATGCGAGCGCGTCAGCGCCGGCTCGGCCTGGTAGAAGGGCTGGAAGATGTGGCGCCGCTTCTCCGGGGGGATCGCCGGCCCCGTGTCCGCCACGGAGACGATCACTTCCTCCTCGGAGAACTCTACAAAGACCACCACACGTCCCCCACGCGGGGTAAACTTCATCGCGTTGCTGAGCAGATTGCGCAAGATCAGGGCCGTCTTGGCCTCATCGGCACGCACCCACACATCCTCAGCCCGGCCGGAGACCTCCAGCGACAGCTCCAACTCCTCAGCCTGCACCCGGAACTCCGCCACGATGTGCTCCACCAGGTCCTGGACGAGGACCGGCCCGATCTCCATCTCGCCCTCACCCGGCTGCCAATTGCTCAGATTCTCCAACTGCAGCAGATCATCCGTCACCTTCTGCAGCCGCTGGGCGCTCCTCAAAATGGCCTGCAGATACTCCCCGATGTTCTCATCGGGAGGGTGCTCCGTCAACAACGAGGCATATCCCAGGATCACGGCCACAGGCGTCCGCAGCTCGTGGGCGGCCACGTTGATGAACTCCGACTTCATCTCGTCCAGCCTGCGCAGATCTTCGTACGCCCGCTCCATCTCCTCGAACAGCCGGGCGTTCTCGATGGCGATCGCCGCCTGCCCGGCCAACACGGACAACAACTCCGCATCCCCTCGGGTGAAAGGCGGCTGCCCCGCCGTCTTGGTCAGGTTGATCACGCCGATGATCCGCCCCTTGATCGTCAGGGGGAGGCAGACGGCCGAGTGGGCCATGCCCCCACGCAGCGAGGAGCGCAGGAAGGGAGGGACATCCTCCTCGTTGTTGATGACCAGCGGGGCCCCGGTCCGGGCCACCCACCCGGCGATTCCACGCCCCACCCGCTCCCGAGCGATCGCCATCACCTCAGGGGGCATCCCCACCGCCGCCCGGACGGTCAGCTCCTGACGGTCCTCATCGATCAGCATGATGGAGCCGCGCTGGGCGCCGGTCGCCTCCACCGCCATCTCCACGATGCGCTGCAGCAGGTCATCCAGATGCAGATTATGCATGAAGGCCTGGCTGATCTGGTAGAGCGGGACGAGGGCTCGCGACCGGGCCATCTCCCGGCGCTCGTGAGCCTGCTCCACAGCCCGT harbors:
- a CDS encoding DUF559 domain-containing protein encodes the protein MHEAQADQDEARTELLEALGYRVLRFRNEDVERDIETVLRAIVDACR
- a CDS encoding type II toxin-antitoxin system VapB family antitoxin encodes the protein MRTNVVIDDELMAQAMKYTGLKTKRRDALLQFPIFTLGGMEIALKSAANFRLLRRRGITVRKTVDCLIATFAIENGFWLLHDDRDFDPFEKHLGLKVVR
- a CDS encoding triosephosphate isomerase, which translates into the protein MMQRKPMAISNWKMAMTIAESLAWVRDFRDMAGDLLDAVDVVICPPYTALWAVAQALGDDRIQLGGQNIAPTDDPARTGEISAALLADVGCRWVLLGHWEVRRHLHDDDEIVNRKVHLALEAGLAPILLIGEAHDDPSPLEDALDRQLTAVLAGCTAEQVAGMAFVYEPEGAIGVTKPATPDHVVAGCAFIRGWLRGRWGDAVAGRVRIIYGGSVAPEYAAELLACPDVDGLGATRRGRDPATFTQIVHQIAQANV
- a CDS encoding peptidase M19, with amino-acid sequence MLVIDAHLDLAWNALQWNRDLLLSVYTIRAQENRMSGPGRAQGTVALPEMRRGRVALSFATMLARSTGSSVPYLDYLSPLQAYGVALGQLAYYRALEREGHARIIVDVEGLDLHMAEWRAWETTGNSDPESTPPLGFVISMEGADPILSPDQLQEWWDAGLRVLGITHYGRGRYAGGTGTEEGLTDLGPALLAEMERVGMILDITHCSDQSFWQALERFHGPVLASHNNCRVLVPHQRQFSDEQIRALIERDGVIGVAFDVWMLQPGWVKGQSNENVTVSDVVDHIDHICQLAGNCRHVGLGTDLDGGFGREQSPCDLDTIADLQRLPALLAERGYSQDDIAAILHGNWLRLLRRAWSERA
- a CDS encoding GAF domain-containing protein, which produces MSEGSVRVLVVASQLDVAQPWARALEKAGYQVDAVEGMSRAASQARTTFPDVMVLDGRCVAAGLEGFAALREAIPEAVWLVISPPGALPSVITLLRFDVADILIEPVTEEDLCDRVGRAVEQAHERREMARSRALVPLYQISQAFMHNLHLDDLLQRIVEMAVEATGAQRGSIMLIDEDRQELTVRAAVGMPPEVMAIARERVGRGIAGWVARTGAPLVINNEEDVPPFLRSSLRGGMAHSAVCLPLTIKGRIIGVINLTKTAGQPPFTRGDAELLSVLAGQAAIAIENARLFEEMERAYEDLRRLDEMKSEFINVAAHELRTPVAVILGYASLLTEHPPDENIGEYLQAILRSAQRLQKVTDDLLQLENLSNWQPGEGEMEIGPVLVQDLVEHIVAEFRVQAEELELSLEVSGRAEDVWVRADEAKTALILRNLLSNAMKFTPRGGRVVVFVEFSEEEVIVSVADTGPAIPPEKRRHIFQPFYQAEPALTRSHTGLGLGLSIARRLAELQEGRLWLEDREGFGAVFCLALPRAHKEPVDPRPVNYNI